One genomic window of Solanum dulcamara chromosome 10, daSolDulc1.2, whole genome shotgun sequence includes the following:
- the LOC129871614 gene encoding uncharacterized protein LOC129871614 isoform X1 yields the protein MVTICLQCGDKGFSNTFVFCVKYLEVAVHRYCLDKVPSTFDEYVYWVCDDCEVKMPNELTIRNSDAVSPENCTSSRHLKASSEAKLDVPPLIAEVEVTMVQNKSSEEDVEKHPGIDLVERSQLGSDSGGRKMSTEKKSNPTSVIDKKDFVHAVVEQALPVLDPIWRGSFNIWNKEYKTFGGVVAHLSVRACQKVFEEAKLFSLFLPLEMLPKSDIWPKSFNTSEPRDDNIALYFFPLDARYEQDFDHLVDEMIGEELALRAVMTNAELLVFTSTELPLHYWRFQHKHYLWGVFKAKQDSSSCQMVSNGIKSVMLQTPENVLAAKDHINLVEAKTSRAESPISTLSNNASFGSGSS from the exons CTACTGCCTTGATAAAGTTCCCAGTACATTTGATGAATATGTCTATTGGGTCTGTGATGATTGTGAGGTGAAGATGCCAAATGAACTCACTATCAGAAATTCTGATGCCGTCTCACCTGAAAATTGCACTAGTTCAAGACATCTTAAAGCAAGTTCTGAAGCAAAACTTGACGTTCCTCCATTGATAGCTGAGGTAGAAGTAACGATGGTTCAAAATAAGTCTTCCGAGGAAGATGTTGAGAAACATCCTGGAATTGATTTGGTAGAGCGTAGTCAGTTAGGAAGTGATAGCGGAGGTAGGAAGATGAGCACGGAGAAGAAGTCTAATCCTACGTCTGTGATAGATAAGAAAGACTTTGTTCATGCTGTCGTGGAACAAGCACTACCTGTTCTTGATCCTATTTGGAG GGGTAGTTTTAACATATGGAACAAAGAGTATAAGACAtttggtggagttgttgctcACCTATCAGTCAGAGCATGCCAAAAGGTTTTTGAAGAAGCAAAGTTATTTTCACTTTTTCTTCCCTTGGAAATGCTTCCGAAATCTGATATATGGCCTAAGAGTTTCAATACATCAGAGCCTAGAGATGATAATATTGCAttgtatttctttcctttggatGCAAG ATACGAGCAAGATTTTGATCATTTGGTTGATGAGATGATTGGTGAAGAACTTGCTCTCCGAGCAGTTATGACAAATGCAGAACTGTTGGTTTTCACATCCACAGAACTTCCCCTGCATTACTGGA GATTCCAACACAAACACTACTTATGGGGTGTTTTTAAAGCGAAGCAGGATTCTAGTAGCTGTCAAATGGTATCGAATGGGATTAAATCTGTGATGCTTCAGACTCCTGAGAATGTTTTGGCTGCAAAAGATCATATAAACCTTGTGGAAGCCAAAACTTCGCGCGCTGAGAGTCCTATTAGCACTTTAAGCAATAACGCAAGCTTTGGGTCCGGCAGTTCCTGA
- the LOC129871614 gene encoding uncharacterized protein LOC129871614 isoform X2, producing MPNELTIRNSDAVSPENCTSSRHLKASSEAKLDVPPLIAEVEVTMVQNKSSEEDVEKHPGIDLVERSQLGSDSGGRKMSTEKKSNPTSVIDKKDFVHAVVEQALPVLDPIWRGSFNIWNKEYKTFGGVVAHLSVRACQKVFEEAKLFSLFLPLEMLPKSDIWPKSFNTSEPRDDNIALYFFPLDARYEQDFDHLVDEMIGEELALRAVMTNAELLVFTSTELPLHYWRFQHKHYLWGVFKAKQDSSSCQMVSNGIKSVMLQTPENVLAAKDHINLVEAKTSRAESPISTLSNNASFGSGSS from the exons ATGCCAAATGAACTCACTATCAGAAATTCTGATGCCGTCTCACCTGAAAATTGCACTAGTTCAAGACATCTTAAAGCAAGTTCTGAAGCAAAACTTGACGTTCCTCCATTGATAGCTGAGGTAGAAGTAACGATGGTTCAAAATAAGTCTTCCGAGGAAGATGTTGAGAAACATCCTGGAATTGATTTGGTAGAGCGTAGTCAGTTAGGAAGTGATAGCGGAGGTAGGAAGATGAGCACGGAGAAGAAGTCTAATCCTACGTCTGTGATAGATAAGAAAGACTTTGTTCATGCTGTCGTGGAACAAGCACTACCTGTTCTTGATCCTATTTGGAG GGGTAGTTTTAACATATGGAACAAAGAGTATAAGACAtttggtggagttgttgctcACCTATCAGTCAGAGCATGCCAAAAGGTTTTTGAAGAAGCAAAGTTATTTTCACTTTTTCTTCCCTTGGAAATGCTTCCGAAATCTGATATATGGCCTAAGAGTTTCAATACATCAGAGCCTAGAGATGATAATATTGCAttgtatttctttcctttggatGCAAG ATACGAGCAAGATTTTGATCATTTGGTTGATGAGATGATTGGTGAAGAACTTGCTCTCCGAGCAGTTATGACAAATGCAGAACTGTTGGTTTTCACATCCACAGAACTTCCCCTGCATTACTGGA GATTCCAACACAAACACTACTTATGGGGTGTTTTTAAAGCGAAGCAGGATTCTAGTAGCTGTCAAATGGTATCGAATGGGATTAAATCTGTGATGCTTCAGACTCCTGAGAATGTTTTGGCTGCAAAAGATCATATAAACCTTGTGGAAGCCAAAACTTCGCGCGCTGAGAGTCCTATTAGCACTTTAAGCAATAACGCAAGCTTTGGGTCCGGCAGTTCCTGA
- the LOC129870484 gene encoding proteasome subunit beta type-3-A: MSIFEYNGSALVAMVGKNCFAIASDRRLGVQLQTIATDFQRIYKIHEKLFIGLSGLATDTQTLHQRLMFRHKLYELREDRNMKPETFASLVSAMLYEKRFGPYLCQPVIAGLGDDDKPFICTMDSIGAKELAKDFVVSGTASESLYGACEAMFKPDMGPEELFETISQALLSSVDRDCLSGWGGHVYVVTPTEVTERILKGRMD, from the exons ATGTCG ATCTTCGAGTATAATGGAAGTGCTTTGGTTGCGATGGTTGGGAAAAACTGTTTCGCTATTGCGAGTGATAGGCGTCTTGGAGTACAGCTACAGACAATCGCCACTGATTTCCAGAGGATTTATAAAATACATGAGAAGCTTTTTATTGGACTTTCTGGCTTGGCTACTGATACTCAAACACT GCATCAACGCCTCATGTTCCGTCACAAGCTATATGAGCTTAGAGAAGATAGGAATATGAAGCCTGAGACCTTTGCGAGCCTTGTATCTGCTATGCTTTATGAGAAAAG GTTTGGTCCATACTTGTGCCAGCCTGTAATTGCTGGATTAGGAGATGATGACAAGCCTTTTATTTGCACAATGGACTCTATTGGAGCAAA GGAGCTCGCAAAAGATTTTGTTGTTTCCGGGACTGCATCTGAATCACTTTACGGTGCCTGTGAGGCCATGTTCAAACCCGACATG GGACCAGAAGAATTGTTTGAGACCATCTCTCAGGCACTGTTGTCATCTGTAGACCGTGACTGTTTAAGTGGCTGGGGAGGACATGTTTATGTTGT GACACCAACTGAAGTGACAGAGAGGATCTTGAAGGGAAGGATGGACTAA
- the LOC129870460 gene encoding psbP domain-containing protein 2, chloroplastic, producing MSIFTSIASSNPLQNAFFQSLPTVHISTKRRKRPLIEMKKSMDELVPIYSTRRAFNVSILTVILSIPFSSFAMAIDEVLELERYTDSAQGFTLLKPSSWIKVDKAGATVLFQDANKGSNNVGVVVIPVKITTLSQFGTPQFVADKLILAEKRKESTKEAEVVSVSERTGEGGLQVYEFEYKVDSTRGGLKRILSAAFVASGKLYLLNIAHSDGLESPINPDKRNTLEQILHSFDIAPST from the exons ATGTCCATCTTTACCTCAATAGCTTCCTCAAATCCCCTGCAAAATGCCTTCTTTCAGAGCCTCCCGACTGTACACATTAGTACGAAAAGGAGAAAACGACCCTtaattgaaatgaaaaaatcAATGGATGAGTTGGTTCCAATTTATTCAACCAGACGAGCTTTCAATGTATCCATTTTGACTGTAATACTGTCGATACCTTTCTCGAGCTTCGCTATGGCCATTGATGAAGTGTTAGAGCTCGAAAGATATACGGATTCAGCACAAGGTTTCACTCTCCTCAAACCATCTTCATGGATTAAG GTTGATAAAGCAGGGGCAACTGTACTGTTTCAGGATGCAAACAAGGGATCCAACAATGTAGGTGTTGTTGTTATCCCCGTGAAAATAACAACCCTTAGCCAATTCGGAACTCCACAATTTGTGGCAGATAAACTAATTCTGGCTGAAAAGCGCAAG GAAAGTACAAAGGAGGCTGAGGTGGTTTCAGTATCAGAGAGAACAGGAGAAGGAGGTCTTCAAGTGTACGAGTTTGAGTACAAGGTTGATAGCACGAGGGGAGGGTTGAAGAGGATACTTTCTGCTGCATTTGTGGCGTCTGGGAAGCTCTATCTGTTAAACATTGCTCACTCTGATGGATTAGAAAGTCCTATTAATCCGGATAAAAGAAATACTTTGGAACAGATTCTACATTCCTTTGATATTGCTCCTTCAACTTAA